A window from Candidatus Neptunochlamydia vexilliferae encodes these proteins:
- the cysS gene encoding cysteine--tRNA ligase, with protein MLKLYNTETRTKEEIQLQGDTLTMYTCGPTVYNYAHIGNFRTYVFEDLLRRTIKSFDFPLKQVMNLTDVEDKTIKGAIEAGVPLATYTQTYKDAFFEDLKTLYVEPVEIYSPATDYIPQMITMIEALIEKGFAYQGKDGGVYYRLSAFPSYGRLSHLKLDELQEGASERVSDDEYDKESATDFVLWKSYDAKRDGDIFWESPFGKGRPGWHVECSAMATSLLGPTIDIHVGGVDNIFPHHENEIAQSEGCTGKHFVRHWLHAEHLIVDGKKMSKSLGNFYTLRDLLDKGYTGAEVRYLLLATHYRTQLNFTFEGLEAARQTLTRISDFVHRLRSAAAPTGAAAPIDDARTAFKGALGDDLNISVALAALFDFMKKVNTLIDAGQLTANEATRVLDFLQELNTVLAVLPLEEKELEIPAAITAAFEKRQAARAAKDWAEADKQRDYIHEQGYLIEDSPTGSRVKPL; from the coding sequence ATGCTTAAACTTTACAATACTGAAACCCGCACCAAGGAAGAGATCCAGCTCCAAGGTGACACCCTCACTATGTACACCTGCGGGCCCACCGTCTATAACTATGCCCACATCGGGAATTTTCGGACCTATGTCTTTGAAGATCTCCTCCGCCGGACCATCAAGTCCTTCGACTTTCCCCTCAAGCAGGTGATGAACCTCACCGATGTCGAAGATAAGACGATCAAAGGGGCCATCGAAGCGGGCGTTCCCCTTGCCACCTACACCCAAACCTACAAAGATGCCTTCTTTGAAGACCTCAAAACCCTCTACGTCGAACCCGTCGAGATCTACTCTCCGGCTACCGACTACATTCCCCAAATGATCACCATGATCGAGGCCCTCATCGAAAAGGGGTTTGCCTACCAAGGAAAGGATGGGGGAGTTTACTACCGCCTCAGCGCCTTCCCTTCCTATGGACGTCTTTCTCACCTCAAGCTCGACGAGCTTCAGGAGGGGGCATCCGAAAGAGTTTCCGACGATGAGTATGACAAAGAATCGGCCACCGACTTTGTCCTCTGGAAGTCCTACGATGCCAAAAGAGACGGCGACATCTTTTGGGAAAGTCCCTTTGGGAAGGGGCGTCCCGGCTGGCATGTCGAATGTTCCGCCATGGCCACAAGTCTTCTCGGCCCCACCATCGACATACATGTCGGCGGCGTCGACAACATCTTTCCCCACCACGAAAACGAAATCGCCCAATCAGAAGGGTGCACGGGCAAGCATTTTGTCCGCCACTGGCTCCATGCCGAACACCTCATCGTTGATGGGAAAAAGATGTCGAAAAGTCTCGGAAACTTCTACACCCTCCGCGACCTCCTTGACAAAGGATATACCGGAGCCGAAGTGCGCTACCTTCTCTTAGCGACCCATTACCGAACCCAGCTCAATTTTACCTTTGAGGGGCTCGAAGCGGCCCGCCAAACCCTCACCCGGATCAGTGACTTTGTCCACCGTCTCCGCTCCGCCGCCGCCCCCACCGGCGCCGCCGCTCCGATCGACGATGCCCGGACCGCTTTTAAGGGAGCCCTGGGCGATGACCTCAATATTTCTGTTGCCCTTGCCGCCCTTTTCGACTTTATGAAAAAGGTGAACACCCTCATCGATGCAGGCCAGCTCACCGCTAATGAAGCCACTCGTGTCCTCGATTTTCTTCAAGAGCTCAATACTGTCCTTGCCGTCCTCCCTCTTGAAGAAAAAGAACTCGAGATTCCCGCCGCCATCACCGCCGCCTTTGAAAAGCGGCAAGCGGCCCGCGCCGCCAAAGACTGGGCAGAAGCGGACAAACAGCGGGACTATATTCATGAGCAAGGTTATCTCATCGAAGATAGTCCCACAGGATCCCGGGTAAAGCCTCTATGA